In the Solibacillus sp. FSL K6-1523 genome, one interval contains:
- the flhA gene encoding flagellar biosynthesis protein FlhA, which translates to MQIRDLGVLAAVILIVAMLIIPLPTWLLSFLIIINITLALLVLLTSMNMKEALDFSIFPTIILLLTLFRLALSVSTTRAILAKGDAGDVVETFGNFVTGGNVLVGLVIFLLLVIIQFIVITKGSERVAEVAARFTLDAMPGKQMSIDADLNAGVISEKEARERREKVSGEADFYGAMDGATKFVKGDAIASIIMVAINLLFGMIIGMVQMDLAFGEAATRYSILTVGDGLVSQIPALLISTATGIVVTRAASNGNLGSDITNQLFAQSKLLYVAGGTILLLGFFTPIPLWITIPIGAALILGAYLMDHKKDETPEEIMEIEEEVASDTMKSPENVINLLTVDPIEFEFGYGLIPLVDAAQGGDLLDRVVMIRRQLALELGIVIPIVRIRDNIQLQPNEYRIKIKGNEMARGELLLDHYLAMSPGDDDSIEGIDTIEPSFGLPAKWITEQVKEDAEMYGYTVVDPPSVVSTHLTEIIRANAHELLGRQETKQLIDHLRETHAILIDELIPNPLSIGEVQKVLGRLLRENVSVRNLPIIFETLADYAKLTSDTDILTEYVRQALARQITAQYVGGQPALKVITVSGKVEKLIADSIQQTDHGNYLAMDPQDSQFVLEGIAKEVERISYMEQSPIILCSPGVRMYLRQLTERYFPQVPILSYNELDAAVEIQSVGVVNVE; encoded by the coding sequence ATGCAAATACGCGATCTAGGGGTTTTAGCTGCAGTTATTTTAATTGTAGCCATGCTCATTATCCCTCTTCCAACTTGGTTACTGAGTTTTTTAATTATCATTAATATTACACTTGCATTATTAGTGCTTTTAACATCGATGAATATGAAAGAAGCATTAGACTTCTCGATTTTCCCAACAATCATTTTATTACTGACACTTTTCCGACTCGCTTTATCAGTGTCAACGACGCGTGCAATTTTAGCAAAAGGTGATGCGGGGGATGTAGTAGAGACGTTTGGTAATTTCGTAACAGGTGGGAATGTTTTAGTCGGTTTAGTAATATTCCTATTGCTTGTTATTATTCAGTTTATCGTTATTACAAAGGGTTCTGAACGTGTTGCTGAAGTAGCTGCACGTTTTACATTAGATGCGATGCCTGGTAAGCAAATGAGTATTGATGCGGATTTAAACGCAGGTGTCATTTCGGAAAAAGAAGCACGCGAGCGCCGGGAAAAAGTGTCTGGAGAAGCAGACTTTTACGGAGCGATGGACGGTGCGACGAAGTTTGTAAAAGGGGATGCCATTGCATCGATTATTATGGTTGCAATCAACCTATTATTCGGTATGATTATTGGTATGGTACAAATGGATTTAGCATTTGGTGAGGCAGCAACAAGATACTCGATTTTAACAGTCGGTGATGGATTAGTATCACAAATTCCAGCACTTTTAATTTCGACAGCAACGGGTATCGTCGTAACGCGTGCGGCATCAAACGGAAATCTAGGCTCCGATATTACAAATCAATTATTTGCACAATCAAAGTTACTATATGTTGCGGGTGGAACGATTCTGTTACTCGGTTTCTTCACACCGATTCCACTATGGATTACGATTCCAATTGGAGCTGCATTAATATTAGGTGCGTATTTAATGGATCATAAGAAGGATGAGACGCCTGAAGAAATTATGGAAATTGAAGAAGAAGTGGCATCCGATACGATGAAAAGTCCAGAAAACGTTATTAATTTATTAACTGTTGACCCAATCGAATTTGAATTTGGATACGGACTGATTCCATTAGTGGATGCAGCTCAAGGTGGGGATTTACTTGACCGAGTTGTCATGATACGACGTCAACTTGCTTTAGAGCTAGGAATTGTTATCCCTATTGTTCGTATTCGCGATAATATTCAGTTACAGCCAAATGAATACCGCATAAAAATTAAAGGTAATGAAATGGCACGTGGTGAATTATTGCTTGATCATTACTTAGCAATGAGTCCAGGAGACGACGATTCAATCGAAGGAATTGACACAATTGAACCATCATTCGGTTTACCTGCTAAATGGATTACAGAACAGGTAAAAGAAGATGCGGAGATGTATGGGTACACAGTAGTAGACCCACCAAGCGTTGTTTCTACACACTTAACTGAAATTATTCGAGCAAATGCACACGAATTGTTAGGTCGCCAAGAAACGAAACAGCTTATCGATCATTTACGAGAAACACATGCTATTTTAATAGACGAACTGATTCCAAATCCTTTATCGATTGGAGAAGTTCAAAAAGTATTGGGCAGGTTACTTCGTGAAAATGTTTCTGTTCGAAATTTACCGATTATATTTGAAACGCTTGCAGATTACGCAAAGCTGACAAGTGATACAGATATTTTAACAGAGTACGTAAGACAAGCATTAGCGAGACAAATTACTGCACAGTATGTCGGTGGACAACCTGCATTGAAGGTTATTACCGTATCTGGGAAAGTAGAAAAATTAATTGCAGATAGCATCCAGCAAACGGATCATGGCAATTACTTAGCGATGGACCCTCAAGATTCACAGTTTGTATTAGAGGGTATTGCAAAAGAAGTGGAGCGTATCTCTTATATGGAGCAGTCTCCGATTATTTTATGCTCACCAGGTGTCCGAATGTATTTAAGACAATTAACAGAGCGCTATTTCCCACAAGTGCCAATATTGTCTTATAATGAATTAGATGCCGCAGTGGAAATTCAAAGTGTAGGGGTGGTGAATGTTGAATGA
- the flhF gene encoding flagellar biosynthesis protein FlhF, whose protein sequence is MKMKKYNAPSIAEAMKLIRADLGEDAVILNSKVVVTKKFLGLVKHKSFEVVAGVDQIEKKPILPSFQNIQPFSSSSIQEQVSVPSTPIIPLVESIKAPQEEKSTLPEDLKKEIADLKLMMQSMQRMSTKSQYPDELLPFVDFLKEQELGEELITAISDELFVHSKTSDSKLQNLEMQKMTQQFLKQRMEALPIGGLSYEKKYINVLGPTGVGKTTTIAKMAARAVLEKKKKIGFITTDTYRIAAIEQLKTYAGLLQAPVEIVYNANDYNEAIKKLDHLDLIFIDTAGRNYKEVKYVADLKVLINFDEDVESFLVLALTSKQKDLEAVIDQFDNLPIEKFIFTKLDETNSIGTMFNLMIKYKKGLAYYTNGQEVPEDIERANLDSLLELFFQGRM, encoded by the coding sequence ATGAAAATGAAAAAATATAATGCGCCTTCTATTGCTGAAGCGATGAAGCTCATTCGTGCTGATTTAGGGGAAGATGCGGTTATTTTAAATTCGAAAGTTGTTGTAACGAAGAAATTTTTAGGATTGGTGAAGCATAAAAGCTTTGAAGTTGTTGCAGGAGTCGATCAAATTGAAAAGAAACCAATTTTGCCATCATTCCAAAACATTCAACCATTTTCTAGTTCCTCTATACAAGAACAAGTAAGTGTTCCGAGTACACCTATTATACCTCTTGTGGAGTCAATAAAGGCTCCACAAGAGGAAAAATCAACACTTCCTGAAGACTTAAAGAAGGAAATTGCTGATTTAAAATTAATGATGCAATCTATGCAACGCATGTCGACAAAATCTCAATATCCGGATGAACTCTTACCATTTGTCGATTTTTTAAAAGAGCAGGAACTTGGCGAAGAGCTTATCACAGCAATTAGTGATGAGCTTTTTGTCCATTCTAAAACGAGCGATTCTAAATTACAAAATTTAGAAATGCAAAAGATGACGCAACAATTTTTAAAGCAACGAATGGAAGCCTTACCGATAGGCGGATTGTCGTATGAGAAAAAATACATTAATGTTTTAGGCCCAACAGGCGTGGGGAAAACAACGACAATTGCTAAAATGGCAGCCCGTGCTGTTTTGGAAAAGAAAAAGAAAATAGGTTTTATTACAACGGATACGTATCGAATCGCTGCAATTGAACAGTTAAAAACATATGCTGGGTTATTACAAGCCCCAGTAGAAATTGTTTACAATGCGAATGATTATAACGAAGCGATAAAAAAATTGGATCACCTCGATTTAATATTTATTGATACAGCCGGTCGAAACTATAAAGAAGTTAAATATGTAGCCGATTTAAAAGTATTGATCAATTTTGATGAAGATGTAGAATCTTTTTTAGTACTAGCCTTAACATCTAAGCAAAAAGACTTAGAAGCCGTTATTGATCAATTCGATAATTTACCGATTGAAAAATTTATATTTACAAAGCTTGATGAAACAAATTCTATTGGCACTATGTTTAATTTAATGATTAAATATAAGAAGGGACTTGCTTACTATACGAATGGTCAAGAAGTACCAGAGGACATAGAGCGAGCGAATTTAGATAGTTTATTGGAAC